A single Agrococcus sp. ARC_14 DNA region contains:
- a CDS encoding MFS transporter: MPETAAPPTTAPTTSAASSAAAQPLERVPGAIWLVAGGIFAMVTSEFMAAGLLPAIAADSGVTLGAAAMLISGFALGQVAGAWLLGMPLSRFGPRPILAALLITFAIVQTVGVLSPWPVMLAMRVVSGLLMSAYFSIALGTATRLVTGAAQPRATAAIFTGVTVGTTLGLPLATFAGTAMAWQWAFHLDTILVLLAAGAIVFTLPKIAGAPSMPLRDMLQPLASGRLWLTFATAGLAIGGTLLGFGFFSAILQERTGVAEAVVPWLLALYGAASVVGNWAVGRLTSFGAARVLGVGLAILAAGLLAFWAAPDSLPVVIVAMLAIGVSGVSLNAAHTARTIAVGGAHPAIMSMMPTVVTGGILLGTSLGAVVVDSPLGILAPLWIGALFALASLATLIPDAVAHLRARGTRRAVPCPEAAAEACPAA, encoded by the coding sequence ATGCCTGAGACCGCAGCACCACCCACGACCGCACCCACGACATCCGCCGCATCCAGCGCAGCCGCCCAGCCCCTCGAACGCGTCCCGGGCGCCATCTGGCTGGTCGCGGGCGGCATCTTCGCGATGGTGACGAGCGAGTTCATGGCCGCGGGCCTGCTGCCGGCGATCGCCGCCGACTCGGGCGTCACGCTCGGCGCTGCCGCGATGCTCATCTCGGGCTTCGCGCTCGGCCAGGTCGCCGGCGCCTGGCTGCTCGGCATGCCGCTCTCGCGCTTCGGACCGCGCCCGATCCTCGCCGCCCTGCTCATCACGTTCGCCATCGTGCAGACCGTCGGCGTCCTCTCGCCCTGGCCCGTGATGCTCGCGATGCGCGTGGTCTCGGGCCTCCTGATGTCTGCCTACTTCTCGATCGCCCTCGGCACGGCCACCCGACTCGTCACCGGCGCAGCGCAGCCGCGCGCGACCGCCGCCATCTTCACCGGCGTCACGGTCGGCACCACGCTCGGCCTGCCGCTCGCGACCTTCGCCGGCACCGCGATGGCCTGGCAGTGGGCCTTCCACCTCGACACGATCCTGGTGCTGCTCGCCGCCGGCGCGATCGTCTTCACGCTGCCGAAGATCGCCGGCGCGCCGTCGATGCCGCTGCGCGACATGCTGCAGCCGCTCGCCAGCGGCAGGCTCTGGCTCACCTTCGCGACGGCGGGCCTGGCCATCGGCGGCACGCTGCTGGGCTTCGGCTTCTTCAGCGCCATCCTGCAGGAGCGCACCGGCGTCGCCGAGGCGGTCGTGCCGTGGCTGCTCGCGCTCTACGGTGCCGCCTCCGTGGTCGGCAACTGGGCCGTCGGCCGCCTCACCTCCTTCGGCGCCGCCCGTGTGCTGGGGGTCGGCCTCGCGATCCTGGCGGCCGGGCTGCTGGCGTTCTGGGCGGCGCCGGATTCGCTGCCCGTCGTCATCGTGGCGATGCTCGCCATCGGCGTCTCGGGCGTCTCGCTCAACGCCGCGCACACGGCACGCACCATCGCCGTCGGCGGGGCCCACCCGGCGATCATGTCGATGATGCCGACCGTCGTCACCGGCGGCATCCTGCTGGGCACCTCGCTCGGCGCCGTCGTGGTCGACTCGCCGCTCGGCATCCTCGCACCGCTCTGGATCGGCGCGCTCTTCGCGCTCGCCAGCCTCGCGACCCTGATCCCGGATGCGGTCGCGCACCTGCGTGCGCGCGGCACGCGGCGCGCGGTGCCGTGCCCGGAGGCGGCCGCCGAGGCGTGCCCCGCCGCCTGA
- a CDS encoding CGNR zinc finger domain-containing protein, whose protein sequence is MHLNPYGEYAVLLAASLANEWPASRSAIIARVREHGMTMRFPADPTDHERTRAVIDDWLTVVDAEAPQQRADLLNRAMASTAAYPRMTDHDDEGWHLHYRDAQQSLPHVLAAVFSVGTALHLTTRGMHRLARCAAGDAPDDSCRNVVVDVTRNGRQRYCSVRCANRSAVRRHRARQARRE, encoded by the coding sequence ATGCATCTCAACCCTTACGGCGAGTATGCCGTGCTGCTGGCCGCCTCGCTCGCCAATGAGTGGCCGGCGTCGCGCAGCGCGATCATCGCCCGCGTGCGCGAGCACGGCATGACGATGCGCTTCCCCGCCGACCCGACCGATCACGAGCGCACCCGCGCGGTCATCGACGACTGGCTCACGGTCGTCGATGCGGAGGCGCCGCAGCAGCGTGCCGACCTGCTCAACCGGGCGATGGCGTCGACGGCGGCCTACCCGCGCATGACCGATCACGATGATGAGGGCTGGCACTTGCACTACCGCGATGCGCAGCAGTCGCTGCCGCACGTGCTCGCCGCCGTCTTCAGCGTCGGCACCGCGCTGCACCTCACCACCCGCGGCATGCATCGGCTCGCTCGCTGTGCGGCGGGCGACGCCCCAGACGACAGCTGCCGCAACGTCGTGGTCGACGTCACGCGCAACGGCCGCCAGCGCTACTGCTCGGTGCGCTGCGCGAATCGCTCGGCGGTACGGCGGCATCGGGCACGGCAGGCGCGGCGGGAATAG
- a CDS encoding Pr6Pr family membrane protein: MVQLVGAHSVVRGGSLVRALLIGRLFFIAVIIAAIVGQLLTSLSFWGARGFDDTARNIVGYFSFFTVQSNLLSLVVLGILVSAPLVGRPLGRRLHVLQLATTSYMVVTGIIYNTQMRGIELPQGATLDWSNEVLHVVAPVWMLLEWLAGARERDLQWRDLGTVAIFPLAWLGYTLLRAPKTDVEASTNPYWYPQLDPASYDSGYLGVAGMCLAIATTLIAVAAAQLAYARWRGRPRR, encoded by the coding sequence ATGGTCCAACTGGTCGGGGCCCACAGCGTTGTGCGGGGCGGCTCACTCGTTCGCGCGCTCCTGATCGGCCGCCTTTTCTTCATCGCGGTGATCATCGCCGCGATCGTCGGCCAGCTGCTCACGAGCCTGAGCTTCTGGGGCGCGCGCGGGTTCGACGACACCGCCCGCAACATCGTCGGCTACTTCTCCTTCTTCACCGTGCAGTCGAATCTGCTCTCGCTCGTCGTGCTCGGGATCCTTGTCAGCGCGCCGCTCGTCGGCCGTCCGCTGGGGCGACGCCTCCACGTGCTGCAGCTGGCGACGACGAGCTACATGGTCGTGACCGGCATCATCTACAACACGCAGATGCGCGGCATCGAGCTGCCGCAGGGCGCCACCCTCGACTGGTCGAACGAGGTGCTGCACGTCGTCGCGCCGGTGTGGATGCTGCTCGAATGGCTCGCCGGCGCTCGCGAGCGCGACCTGCAGTGGCGTGACCTCGGCACCGTCGCGATCTTCCCGCTCGCCTGGCTCGGCTACACGCTGCTGCGGGCGCCGAAGACCGACGTGGAGGCGAGCACGAACCCGTACTGGTACCCGCAGCTCGACCCCGCGAGCTACGACAGCGGCTACCTCGGCGTCGCGGGCATGTGCCTGGCGATCGCCACCACGCTGATCGCGGTGGCCGCAGCGCAGCTCGCGTATGCCCGCTGGCGCGGGCGCCCGCGTCGCTGA
- a CDS encoding AAA family ATPase, translated as MMPDQEDQKSALEQFGTDLTAIARAGKLDPVIGRDSEIRRISQVLSRRTKNNPVLIGEPGVGKTAVVEGLAQRIVAGDVPESLKGKRLVSLDVNAMVAGSKYRGDFEERMKNVLGEIAKAEGQIVTFIDELHVIMGAGAAEGSQGASNMLKPMLARGELRLIGATTLDEYREFVEKDAAMERRFQQVYVGEPSVEDTVAILRGLKERYEAHHKVTIADSALVAAASLSNRYITARQLPDKAIDLIDEAASRLRMEIDSAPTEIDQLRRTVDRMEIERLALKRERDDASKERLEALEESLTGLRAQLGELDERWQAERSSLNHIGSLRESLDELRNRAERAQRDGDLERASRLLYGEIPQIEKQLGQAEATAAEAGARMVGDQVTSDDIASVVAAWTGIPVGRLLQGETEKLLALEDELAHRVVGQRQAVGAVADAVRRTRAGVSDPDKPTGSFLFLGPTGVGKTELAKALAELLFDDEKALVRIDMSEYGEKHSVARLVGAPPGYVGYEQGGQLTEAVRRRPYSVILMDEVEKAHPEVFDLLLQVLDDGRLTDGQGRTVDFRNTILILTSNLGSAFLTDPTVPQAQAHEQVMGAVRAAFKPEFVNRLDDIVIFDALSPAELGSIVEIQVGGLDRRLRDRRLTVEVTDAARQWLGERGYDPMYGARPLRRLMQREIDDRLARALLAGEVRDGDRVVVDVAPGGSGLWVGPAGAERPAQWSFDAEPRPGTGRDASAPQDPEPLDDL; from the coding sequence ATGATGCCGGATCAGGAAGACCAGAAGTCGGCGCTCGAGCAGTTCGGCACCGACCTCACCGCGATCGCGCGCGCGGGCAAGCTCGACCCGGTCATCGGGCGCGACAGCGAGATCCGGCGCATCAGCCAGGTGCTCTCGCGCCGCACCAAGAACAACCCGGTGCTCATCGGCGAGCCCGGCGTCGGCAAGACCGCCGTGGTCGAGGGCCTCGCGCAGCGCATCGTCGCCGGCGACGTGCCCGAGAGCCTCAAGGGCAAGCGCCTCGTCTCGCTCGACGTGAATGCCATGGTCGCGGGCAGCAAGTACCGTGGCGACTTCGAGGAGCGCATGAAGAACGTGCTCGGCGAGATCGCGAAGGCCGAGGGGCAGATCGTCACGTTCATCGACGAGCTGCACGTCATCATGGGCGCCGGTGCCGCAGAGGGCAGCCAGGGCGCCTCCAACATGCTCAAGCCCATGCTCGCGCGCGGCGAGCTGCGCCTCATCGGCGCCACCACGCTCGACGAGTACCGCGAGTTCGTCGAGAAGGATGCGGCCATGGAGCGCCGCTTCCAGCAGGTCTACGTGGGCGAGCCCTCCGTCGAGGACACCGTCGCGATCCTGCGCGGGCTCAAGGAGCGCTACGAGGCGCACCACAAGGTCACGATCGCCGACAGCGCGCTGGTCGCGGCCGCATCCCTCTCCAACCGCTACATCACGGCCCGCCAGCTGCCCGACAAGGCGATCGACCTGATCGATGAGGCCGCGAGCCGCCTGCGCATGGAGATCGACTCGGCACCGACCGAGATCGACCAGCTGCGCCGGACGGTCGACCGCATGGAGATCGAGCGGCTGGCGCTCAAGCGCGAGCGCGACGACGCCTCGAAGGAGCGTCTCGAGGCGCTCGAGGAGAGCCTCACGGGGCTGCGCGCGCAGTTGGGCGAGCTCGACGAGCGCTGGCAGGCGGAGCGCTCGAGCCTCAACCACATCGGCTCGCTGCGCGAGTCGCTCGACGAGCTGCGCAACCGCGCCGAGCGTGCGCAGCGCGACGGTGACCTCGAGCGTGCCTCGCGGCTGCTCTACGGCGAGATCCCGCAGATCGAGAAGCAGCTGGGGCAGGCAGAGGCGACTGCCGCAGAGGCCGGTGCGCGCATGGTCGGCGACCAGGTGACGAGCGACGACATCGCCTCGGTCGTCGCCGCCTGGACGGGCATCCCCGTCGGTCGGCTGCTGCAGGGCGAGACCGAGAAGCTGCTCGCCCTCGAGGATGAGCTCGCGCACCGCGTCGTCGGTCAGCGCCAGGCGGTCGGAGCGGTGGCGGATGCGGTGCGACGCACCCGCGCGGGCGTCTCCGACCCCGACAAGCCCACCGGTTCGTTCCTCTTCCTCGGCCCCACCGGCGTCGGCAAGACCGAGCTGGCGAAGGCGCTCGCCGAGCTGCTCTTCGACGACGAGAAGGCGCTCGTGCGCATCGACATGTCGGAGTACGGCGAGAAGCACTCGGTGGCGCGGCTCGTCGGCGCCCCTCCCGGCTACGTCGGCTATGAGCAGGGCGGGCAGCTCACCGAGGCGGTGCGCCGCCGCCCCTACTCGGTGATCCTCATGGATGAGGTCGAGAAGGCCCACCCCGAGGTCTTCGACCTGCTGCTGCAGGTGCTCGACGACGGCCGCCTCACCGACGGCCAGGGCCGCACGGTCGACTTCCGCAACACCATCCTCATCCTCACCTCCAACCTCGGCTCGGCGTTCCTCACCGATCCGACGGTGCCGCAGGCGCAGGCTCACGAGCAGGTGATGGGCGCCGTGCGCGCAGCCTTCAAGCCCGAGTTCGTCAACCGGCTCGACGACATCGTCATCTTCGATGCGCTGAGCCCTGCGGAGCTCGGCTCGATCGTCGAGATCCAGGTAGGCGGACTCGACCGCCGGCTGCGCGACCGGCGGCTCACGGTCGAGGTGACGGATGCCGCCAGGCAGTGGCTGGGGGAGCGCGGCTACGACCCCATGTACGGCGCGCGACCGCTGCGCAGGCTCATGCAGCGCGAGATCGACGATCGGCTGGCGCGGGCGCTGCTGGCCGGCGAGGTGCGCGATGGCGACAGGGTCGTGGTCGACGTGGCACCGGGTGGCTCGGGCCTCTGGGTCGGCCCGGCTGGCGCCGAGCGGCCCGCGCAGTGGTCGTTCGATGCGGAGCCCCGCCCGGGGACCGGCCGGGACGCATCCGCCCCCCAGGATCCCGAACCGCTCGACGACCTCTGA
- a CDS encoding helix-turn-helix transcriptional regulator codes for MVRLPHTPEELERGARLGALLRRARGERSMLETALAAGISPETLRKIETGRVATPAFPTIAAIADALGLSLDAVWAEISAAERIATPA; via the coding sequence ATGGTCAGACTGCCGCACACCCCCGAGGAGCTCGAGCGCGGAGCGCGCCTCGGCGCCCTGCTGCGCCGCGCCCGCGGCGAGCGGTCGATGCTGGAGACCGCGCTCGCGGCCGGCATCTCGCCCGAGACGCTGCGCAAGATCGAGACCGGTCGCGTCGCCACCCCGGCGTTCCCGACCATCGCGGCGATCGCCGACGCGCTCGGCCTCTCGCTCGATGCGGTGTGGGCCGAGATCAGCGCCGCCGAGCGGATCGCGACGCCCGCCTGA
- the map gene encoding type I methionyl aminopeptidase: MIEILSPAEVERGRATGALVGDILHSLKGRSAVGTNLLDIDRWAKAMIAEAGAESCYVDYAPSFGRGPFGHYICTGVNDAVLHGRPHDYRLADGDLLTLDLAVSLRGVAADAAISFIVGDARPAESVALIEITERALAAGIAAAVPGARIGDLSHAIGTVLGDAGYAINLDFGGHGIGSTMHQDPHIPNDGRPGRGFPLRPGMLLALEPWIMTDTDVLVTDADGWTLRSKTGSRTAHTEHTIAITEDGAEILTLPTRA; the protein is encoded by the coding sequence ATGATTGAGATCCTGAGCCCAGCTGAAGTGGAGCGAGGCCGAGCCACCGGCGCGCTCGTGGGCGACATCCTGCACAGCCTCAAGGGCCGCAGCGCGGTCGGCACGAACCTGCTCGACATCGATCGCTGGGCGAAGGCGATGATCGCCGAGGCCGGTGCGGAGTCCTGCTACGTCGACTACGCACCCTCCTTCGGGCGCGGGCCCTTCGGCCATTACATCTGCACGGGCGTCAACGACGCGGTGCTGCACGGCCGCCCGCACGACTACCGGCTCGCCGACGGCGACCTGCTGACCCTCGACCTCGCCGTCTCGCTGCGCGGGGTCGCGGCCGACGCCGCCATCAGCTTCATCGTCGGCGACGCGCGGCCCGCCGAGAGCGTCGCGCTCATCGAGATCACCGAGCGCGCGCTCGCCGCCGGCATCGCCGCTGCCGTGCCGGGCGCCCGCATCGGCGACCTCTCGCACGCCATCGGCACGGTGCTCGGCGACGCCGGCTACGCGATCAACCTCGATTTCGGCGGCCACGGCATCGGCTCGACGATGCACCAGGATCCGCACATCCCGAACGACGGCCGCCCCGGCCGCGGCTTCCCGCTGCGCCCCGGCATGCTGCTGGCCCTCGAGCCGTGGATCATGACCGACACCGACGTGCTGGTGACGGATGCCGACGGCTGGACGCTGCGCAGCAAGACCGGGAGCCGCACGGCCCACACCGAGCACACGATCGCCATCACCGAGGATGGCGCGGAGATCCTGACGCTGCCGACGCGGGCGTAG
- a CDS encoding sugar porter family MFS transporter, giving the protein MALATPVGADAALPPLSTGPHRARLGVISIVACFGGLLFGYDTGVINGALHPMSEELGLDALSEGIVTSSLVFAAALGALVGGRLSDAFGRRRTLVALAVLFFVGTLVLVLAPGFSVLVVGRVLLGLAVGGASTVVPVYLAELAPYEIRGSISGRNEVAIVSGQLAAFIVNAILGSALGHLDGVWRIMFAVCALPAIALFVGMLRMPESPRWLAEHGRREEALTVLRTVRSDERAEAELAQIEQTRSAAPADRRARTGLRAVLRSRWLRRILLVGIGVGVAQQLTGINSIMYYGQTVLVESGFSEQAALIANIAPGLIAVVGGFIALAMMDRLDRRATLLIGFSLTTACHVLIGIASSALEPGNPIRPFVILALVVAFVGSMQTFLNVATWVYLSEVFPLHMRGLGIGIAVFAHWLANGALALAFPSLIEAVGITGTFFLFAAVGAVALAFIATQVPETRGRSLEALEADIHTGRIFAR; this is encoded by the coding sequence ATGGCCCTCGCTACGCCCGTCGGCGCCGACGCAGCGCTGCCGCCGCTCTCGACCGGCCCGCATCGCGCACGCCTCGGCGTCATCTCGATCGTCGCGTGCTTCGGCGGCCTGCTGTTCGGCTACGACACCGGCGTGATCAACGGCGCGCTGCACCCGATGAGCGAGGAGCTCGGGCTCGACGCGCTCTCCGAGGGCATCGTCACGAGCTCGCTCGTGTTCGCCGCGGCGCTGGGCGCGCTCGTCGGGGGGCGGTTGTCGGATGCGTTCGGCAGGCGGAGGACGCTCGTCGCGCTCGCCGTGCTGTTCTTCGTCGGCACGCTCGTGCTCGTGCTCGCTCCTGGCTTCTCGGTGCTCGTGGTCGGCCGCGTGCTGCTCGGGCTCGCGGTCGGTGGCGCCTCGACGGTCGTGCCCGTCTATCTCGCAGAGCTCGCGCCCTACGAGATCCGCGGCTCCATCTCGGGCCGCAACGAGGTCGCGATCGTGTCGGGCCAGCTCGCCGCCTTCATCGTGAACGCGATCCTCGGCAGCGCGCTCGGCCACCTCGACGGCGTGTGGCGCATCATGTTCGCCGTCTGCGCGCTGCCGGCGATCGCACTCTTCGTCGGCATGCTGAGGATGCCGGAGTCGCCGCGCTGGCTCGCCGAGCACGGCAGGCGCGAGGAGGCGCTCACCGTGCTGCGAACGGTCCGCTCCGACGAGCGCGCCGAGGCCGAGCTCGCCCAGATCGAGCAGACCCGGTCGGCGGCCCCTGCCGATCGCCGTGCGCGCACCGGCCTGCGAGCCGTGCTGCGCAGCAGATGGCTGCGCCGCATCCTGCTCGTCGGCATCGGGGTGGGTGTCGCCCAGCAGCTCACGGGCATCAACTCGATCATGTACTACGGCCAGACGGTGCTGGTGGAGTCGGGGTTCTCCGAGCAGGCGGCGCTCATCGCGAACATCGCGCCGGGTCTCATCGCCGTCGTCGGCGGCTTCATCGCGCTCGCGATGATGGATCGCCTCGACCGCCGCGCGACGCTCCTGATCGGCTTCAGCCTCACGACGGCGTGCCATGTGCTCATCGGCATCGCGTCGAGCGCGCTCGAGCCCGGGAACCCCATCCGCCCCTTCGTGATCCTGGCGCTCGTCGTCGCGTTCGTCGGCTCGATGCAGACGTTCCTCAACGTCGCGACCTGGGTCTACCTGTCGGAGGTCTTCCCGCTGCACATGCGCGGGCTCGGCATCGGCATCGCCGTGTTCGCGCACTGGCTCGCCAACGGCGCGCTCGCGCTGGCGTTCCCCTCGCTCATCGAGGCGGTCGGCATCACCGGCACCTTCTTCCTGTTCGCCGCCGTCGGTGCAGTCGCGCTCGCCTTCATCGCGACGCAGGTGCCCGAGACGCGTGGCCGCTCGCTCGAGGCGCTCGAGGCCGACATCCACACGGGCAGGATCTTCGCGCGCTGA
- a CDS encoding cytochrome P450 — MTHSHAAPATASDASASDDTLAFISRGYGFGRHIWRRARGSVARAVPLRLLGGDSLLVRGAEGVELFYDERRMRRHGAMPSFIQETLFGHGSVHSLDGDEHRHRKATFLNVAYEDAQVTRLLPHLEREWQAELDDWVGGGERSAYDAGVGALGRAIMRWAGLPGTAEAKTRWAAREAQIVDGFGVPYSPEFLLAGLNRLWCDRHAKELIEAVRAGTLEAAEGTALHAWASHRGPDGELLEAKLAGVELQNVLRPTIAVARFVAFAAKELHDRPEWRERIAAETTERGRLTGGELASAFAQEVRRTAPFVPMLPAQAIADIEIDGERLPAGGRVLLDILGTNTDAESWERANAFDPERFVGRDDWESIATFVPHGGGHPTTGHRCPGEKIAIAGLAAAVAVLSDPRVAILDAGLEVNRRRLPTKPASGGVVRSASAPSATPRCPFH; from the coding sequence ATGACGCACTCGCACGCTGCCCCGGCCACCGCATCCGACGCATCCGCATCCGACGACACACTCGCCTTCATCAGCAGGGGCTACGGCTTCGGCCGCCACATCTGGCGGCGCGCCCGCGGCTCGGTCGCTCGCGCCGTGCCGCTGCGGCTGCTCGGCGGCGACTCGCTGCTCGTGCGCGGCGCCGAGGGCGTTGAGCTGTTCTATGACGAGCGTCGGATGCGTCGGCACGGTGCGATGCCGTCGTTCATCCAGGAGACGCTCTTCGGGCACGGCTCGGTGCACAGCCTCGACGGCGACGAGCACCGCCACCGCAAGGCGACGTTCCTCAACGTCGCCTACGAGGATGCACAGGTGACCCGGCTGCTGCCGCACCTCGAGCGCGAGTGGCAGGCAGAGCTCGACGACTGGGTCGGCGGGGGCGAGCGCTCGGCCTACGACGCAGGGGTCGGCGCGCTCGGCCGCGCCATCATGCGCTGGGCCGGGCTGCCCGGCACCGCCGAGGCGAAGACCCGCTGGGCGGCGCGCGAGGCGCAGATCGTCGACGGCTTCGGGGTGCCCTATTCGCCCGAGTTCCTGCTCGCGGGGCTCAACCGGCTGTGGTGCGACCGGCACGCGAAGGAGCTCATCGAGGCAGTGCGCGCCGGCACGCTCGAAGCCGCGGAGGGCACCGCGCTGCACGCGTGGGCGTCGCACCGCGGCCCCGACGGCGAGCTGCTGGAGGCGAAGCTCGCGGGCGTCGAGCTGCAGAACGTGCTGCGGCCGACGATCGCGGTGGCGCGCTTCGTCGCGTTCGCCGCCAAGGAGCTGCACGACCGACCCGAGTGGCGCGAGCGCATCGCGGCCGAGACGACCGAGCGCGGTCGACTCACGGGCGGCGAGCTCGCGAGCGCGTTCGCGCAGGAGGTGCGCCGCACCGCCCCCTTCGTGCCGATGCTGCCCGCGCAGGCGATCGCCGACATCGAGATCGACGGCGAGCGCCTGCCGGCTGGCGGCCGGGTGCTGCTCGACATCCTCGGCACGAACACGGATGCGGAGTCCTGGGAGCGCGCGAACGCATTCGACCCCGAGCGCTTCGTCGGTCGCGACGACTGGGAGTCGATCGCGACGTTCGTGCCGCACGGCGGCGGGCACCCCACCACCGGCCACCGCTGCCCCGGCGAGAAGATCGCCATCGCCGGGCTCGCCGCCGCGGTCGCGGTGCTGAGCGATCCGCGGGTGGCGATCCTCGACGCGGGCCTCGAGGTGAACCGCCGTCGGCTCCCCACCAAGCCCGCCTCCGGCGGCGTCGTGCGCAGCGCATCCGCCCCGTCCGCCACACCGAGGTGCCCCTTCCACTGA
- a CDS encoding epoxide hydrolase has protein sequence MDIDQRIRPFTIDIPQADIDDLHERLAHTRWATPLPGDSWQQGVPQATLRRLVEAWQAFDWRACESRLNALEHITTVIDGQTVHAVHARSPHADATPIILTHGWPASFLEHLHLIEPLTQPELHGGDAADAFHVVITSVPGIGFSTPIAEGADVTDKGTAAMWLELMTRLGYERFVAHGGDLGAGIAPEIARLAPERVIGVHISGTLGSFLSPDEAAEMQLSELEQDRVARVGGFMEREFGYIAIQGTRPSLVGTMLADSPVAQLAWMYDKLQSWTWPAEREATEILGLEWVLANASIYWFTRSGGSAAFVGYAQNTAWGEQEAPSGVPTAAIQFAHDVGIRAKAEQEHTIVRWTDIADRGGHFGAMEEPETVIADLRAFVRGLR, from the coding sequence ATGGACATCGACCAGCGCATCCGCCCGTTCACCATCGACATCCCGCAGGCCGACATCGACGACCTGCACGAGCGCCTCGCCCACACTCGCTGGGCCACACCGCTGCCCGGCGACTCATGGCAGCAGGGCGTGCCGCAGGCGACACTGCGGCGACTGGTCGAGGCGTGGCAGGCCTTCGACTGGCGCGCCTGCGAGTCGCGGCTCAACGCGCTCGAGCACATCACGACCGTCATCGACGGCCAGACGGTGCACGCCGTGCACGCCCGCTCGCCGCACGCCGACGCGACGCCGATCATCCTCACGCACGGCTGGCCCGCCTCGTTCCTCGAGCACCTGCACCTCATCGAGCCGCTCACGCAGCCTGAGCTGCACGGCGGGGATGCGGCGGATGCGTTCCACGTCGTGATCACGTCGGTGCCGGGCATCGGGTTCTCGACCCCCATCGCCGAGGGCGCCGACGTCACCGACAAGGGCACCGCGGCGATGTGGCTCGAGCTCATGACGCGGCTGGGCTACGAGCGCTTCGTCGCGCACGGCGGCGACCTGGGGGCGGGCATCGCGCCGGAGATCGCCAGGCTCGCGCCGGAGCGCGTGATCGGCGTGCACATCTCGGGCACGCTCGGCTCGTTCCTGAGCCCCGACGAGGCAGCGGAGATGCAGCTGAGCGAGCTCGAGCAGGATCGCGTCGCCCGCGTCGGCGGGTTCATGGAGCGGGAGTTCGGCTACATCGCGATCCAGGGCACCCGGCCATCGCTGGTCGGCACGATGCTCGCCGACTCCCCCGTCGCGCAGCTCGCGTGGATGTACGACAAGCTGCAGAGCTGGACCTGGCCCGCCGAGCGTGAGGCCACCGAGATCCTGGGCCTCGAGTGGGTGCTGGCGAACGCCTCGATCTACTGGTTCACGCGCTCGGGCGGCTCGGCCGCCTTCGTCGGCTACGCGCAGAACACCGCGTGGGGTGAGCAGGAGGCGCCCTCCGGCGTGCCGACCGCGGCGATCCAGTTCGCCCACGACGTGGGCATCCGCGCCAAGGCCGAGCAGGAGCACACGATCGTGCGCTGGACCGACATCGCCGACCGCGGCGGGCACTTCGGCGCCATGGAGGAGCCGGAGACGGTGATCGCCGACCTGCGCGCGTTCGTGCGCGGGCTGCGCTGA
- a CDS encoding WYL domain-containing protein produces the protein MADPTARVLELLAQLQVGGMRSAPELARRMGVTERTVRRDVQRLRELGYGVDAVQGAAGGYRLGAGAAVPPLVLAPDEAVAIAVGLRGAAIGAVGGLGEAALSALAKLEHSLSNEARERIAGLSQSMVGLGGASSVDLEAVVLVARAIRERRRLRIRYRRHDGSEVQREVEPHRIVHTAERWYLVAHVPEQHAWRTFRLDRLEPRLPLGAPFPERAIPDEATARFVGSAIATAPYPVRCRVVMRASLAQVRQRFGPQIVEAAERDDGTTLVVFGTDDLDASAVYLGSAGFDFTVLEPPELRDALERMGERMLAAARA, from the coding sequence ATGGCCGATCCGACCGCGCGCGTGCTCGAGCTGCTGGCGCAGCTGCAGGTCGGCGGCATGCGCTCGGCACCGGAGCTCGCACGCCGGATGGGAGTCACCGAGCGCACCGTGCGGCGCGATGTGCAGCGGCTGCGCGAGCTGGGCTACGGGGTGGATGCGGTGCAGGGCGCCGCCGGCGGCTACCGCTTGGGCGCGGGAGCGGCGGTGCCGCCGCTCGTGCTCGCGCCCGACGAGGCGGTCGCGATCGCGGTGGGCCTGCGCGGTGCAGCGATCGGCGCCGTCGGCGGGCTCGGCGAGGCAGCGCTCAGCGCGCTCGCGAAGCTCGAGCACTCGCTCTCGAACGAGGCGCGCGAGCGCATCGCCGGGCTGTCGCAGTCGATGGTGGGCCTCGGCGGCGCCTCGTCGGTCGATCTCGAGGCCGTGGTGCTCGTCGCCCGCGCGATCCGCGAGCGGCGACGACTGCGCATCCGCTACCGCCGGCACGACGGCAGCGAGGTGCAGCGCGAGGTCGAGCCGCACCGCATCGTGCACACCGCCGAGCGCTGGTACCTCGTGGCGCATGTGCCCGAGCAGCACGCGTGGCGCACCTTCCGGCTCGACCGCCTCGAGCCGCGGCTGCCGCTGGGCGCCCCGTTCCCCGAGCGCGCGATCCCCGACGAGGCGACGGCGCGGTTCGTCGGCAGCGCGATCGCCACCGCGCCCTACCCGGTGCGCTGCCGAGTGGTCATGCGCGCGAGCCTCGCCCAGGTGCGGCAGCGCTTCGGCCCGCAGATCGTCGAGGCGGCGGAGCGCGACGACGGCACGACGCTCGTGGTCTTCGGCACCGACGACCTCGACGCATCCGCCGTCTACCTCGGCAGCGCCGGCTTCGACTTCACCGTGCTCGAGCCGCCAGAGCTGCGCGACGCGCTCGAGCGCATGGGTGAGCGGATGCTGGCGGCCGCCCGCGCGTGA